A genomic stretch from Lathyrus oleraceus cultivar Zhongwan6 chromosome 2, CAAS_Psat_ZW6_1.0, whole genome shotgun sequence includes:
- the LOC127121615 gene encoding uncharacterized protein LOC127121615: MCDNHIYDDSRMFGIELEGFWGFCRGKSRSEFYTSELSRLVKGQQHQASDKFRGLGNFSPTFKGRYDPKGARAWLRGLEAVGNEITWAVFRAYFLEKYFSEDVRSKKEIEFLEMKKGNSIVAEYAMKFEELWSFVHTITVQLLRGNDQNLGKLYSAPANKGKWKADHKYVGGKELSGEGLLLLINNLACFNCGERGHISTQCEKPKKTQSRGKVVALSGVETTTSDNLIKGVTYSFISVECVSRLNLEVSVMCGSMVIDTSTNGSLTTLLVYQNCPLMIYGIDFRIDLVCLSLSQLDVILGMNWLKFNHVFITYFDNSVQFLESKENKESSFMTMRKVEMSLSESDHVFMVFASLSGGSERMIKDLHVVWNFHEVFLYDIRDFLPEREVEFAINLVSDTSPVSMAPYKMSVAELSELKKQLEDLLEKKFIRLSVSPWGAPMLLVKKKDGNMRLCVDYR, from the exons ATGTGTGATAATCATATATACGATGATTCTAGAATGTTTGGGATTGAATTGGAGGGGTTTTGGGGGTTCTGTAGAGGAAAATCACGTTCCGAGTTTTACACGTCTGAACTGTCTCGCTTAGTGAAG GGCCAGCAACACCAGGCTAGTGATAAGTTCCGTGGATTGGGAAACTTTTCGCCAACGTTCAAGGGCAGATATGATCCGAAGGGTGCGCGGGCATGGCTCAGA GGACTAGAGGCTGTTGGTAatgagattacttgggctgtgtttAGAGCGTATTTTCTAGAGAAGTACTTTTCTGAGGATGTGCGCAGTAAGAAGGAGATtgagttccttgagatgaaaaAAGGGAATTCGATAGTTGCAGAGTATGCTATGAAGTTTGAGGAGCTATGGAGTTTTGTCCACACTATAACGGTGCAACTGTTGAGAG GGAATGATCAGAATCTTGGGAAACTGTATAGTGCTCCAGCTAACAAAGGGAAATGGAAGGCTGACCATAAATATGTAGGTGGGAAAGAGCTAAGTGGGGAGGGACTCTTACTACT GATTAATAATCTGGCCTGCTTTAACTGTGGAGAGCGGGGTCATATTAGTACTCAGTGTGAGAAACCTAAGAAGACTCAGTCTAGAGGAAAAGTTGTTGCTTTGAGTGGAGTAGAGACTACAACATCTGATAACCTGATTAAAG GTGTTACATATTCGTTTATATCTGTCGAGTGTGTGTCGAGGTTGAATTTGGAAGTTTCTGTTATGTGTGGTAGCATGGTCATTGATACTTCAACAAATGGTTCATTGACTACTTTGTTAGTGTACCAGAATTGTCCTTTGATGATTTATGGTATAGATTTTAGGATTGACTTAGTGTGTTTGTCTCTAAGTCAACTTGATgttattctgggaatgaattggtTGAAGTTCAACCATGTGTTTATCACTTATTTTGATAACTCAGTCCAGTTTCTTGAATCCAAAGAGAATAAGGAATCAAGTTTCATGACCATGAGAAAGGTAGAGATGTCCTTGAGTGAGAGTGATCATGTGTTCATGGTGTTTGCATCCTTGAGTGGGGGAAGCGAGAGAATGATTAAAGATCTACATGTTGTATGGAATTTTCATGAGGTGTTCCTATATGACATTAGAGATTTTCTGCCAGAGCGTGAGGTAGAGTTTGCTATAAACTTAGTATCTGATACTAGTCCCGTGTCAATGGCTCCTTATAAGATGTCTGTTGCAGAGCTGAGTGAGTTGAAGAAACAGTTAGAGGATCTtcttgagaagaagtttattcgaCTAAGTGTTTCACCATGGGGAGCACCAATGCtattagttaagaagaaagatggtaacATGAGGTTGTGTGTTGATTATCGATAA